The following coding sequences lie in one Syntrophomonadaceae bacterium genomic window:
- a CDS encoding 2-oxoglutarate synthase, which produces MSVQPQMPAVWRTETKPHKFCPGCGHPLVLKALGEAITELGIQEKAMLGCDIGCSLLAWDLFNLDSVQTHHGRTVPIMVGIKRAKPEVITIAYMGDGGGYAIGSQHLVNTAMRNDRVTVILVNNIQYAMTGGQMAPTTLPGQKTETSPYGRDVEATGNPAQGPEMVAAITSEGAYVARGTVADVRQLKRFIKKALENQIAGRGFSFVEALSLCPTNWATNAKETWRMVEEEMPRFFKVGELKVPGEKKEG; this is translated from the coding sequence ATGTCTGTTCAACCCCAAATGCCAGCGGTATGGAGAACGGAAACCAAACCCCATAAATTCTGCCCTGGGTGCGGGCATCCCCTGGTGCTCAAGGCGCTGGGAGAGGCGATTACGGAACTTGGCATCCAGGAAAAGGCAATGCTCGGATGTGATATTGGATGCTCTTTGCTGGCGTGGGATCTTTTTAACCTCGATTCCGTTCAGACTCACCATGGGCGTACCGTTCCAATAATGGTCGGGATCAAGAGAGCCAAACCCGAGGTCATCACCATTGCCTACATGGGAGATGGCGGCGGCTACGCAATCGGCTCCCAGCACTTGGTGAATACAGCGATGCGAAATGACAGGGTAACTGTAATCCTGGTCAATAATATTCAATACGCAATGACCGGCGGCCAAATGGCTCCAACTACTCTCCCGGGCCAAAAGACCGAGACATCTCCTTACGGAAGGGATGTTGAAGCTACAGGAAATCCTGCCCAGGGACCAGAAATGGTGGCGGCCATTACCTCGGAAGGCGCTTATGTGGCAAGAGGTACGGTAGCTGATGTCCGGCAGTTAAAGCGCTTCATCAAAAAAGCGCTGGAAAACCAGATAGCAGGCAGAGGATTTTCCTTTGTGGAGGCTCTTTCCTTGTGTCCAACCAACTGGGCTACCAACGCCAAGGAAACATGGCGGATGGTGGAAGAAGAAATGCCCAGGTTCTTTAAAGTGGGCGAATTGAAAGTGCCTGGCGAAAAGAAGGAGGGTTAA